The genomic DNA ATCcctaagatttttatttttatttttaatattctcgtatcatataaattataaattgtaagaaaattataaaagagttaaggaaaaacaaatatatagcGAGAATGCAAATTGATTTGAATACGATGGGGGGAGCAACGCAGGTGGTACGTGGCGTGGACGCACCTCATTCTGCTATGGGCGGTGTACTCCTCCTTCTTCACGCCCCTGGAGTTCGGATTCTTCCGGGGACTCCCGGAGAACCTCTTCCTCCTCGACGTCGCCGGCCAGTTTGCATTCCTCATCGACATCGTCGTCCGCTTCTTCGTCGCCTATCGCGACACCCACTCCTACCGCATGGTCTACGACCGCAATCTCATCGCCATTCGGTacctgttttcttcttttcctgcTTTTAATCTGTTGTAACTTTGCAAAACACAATTGGGTTTTTCATGCTTCGTGATTTTCTTGACTATAGGTACTTGAAGTCTCGGTTCTTTGTTGATTTACTGGGTTGTTTCCCCTGGGATGCTATCTACAAGGTACCGTACACTGATTTTCACCTTTTGGTTTGGTTTTCCGTTTCTTTTATTCTATCTGGAGTTCTAATGAGCTCCAATAAGGACAGACACTTTCTGGGATTATCTATGGCATTTGCATACATTATAAGTTTATTCCACAGTAAGAGCTCTGGCATGCATTATCTTGAAGGGAGGCATTTAGTGCTTACAATTCCTAAAcccataaaagtgaaaaaaggaaaggaaaatgaaaaagtgaaaaggtTTGTTGGATGATATGTTACAAATAATATGGTCAATTCAGGACTCTTTCTTTTATCATCAACaacattatatttttccttaccATTTGTGATCAATTACTGTGTCACAAGTTGTTTTATTCTGGAGTGACTACGCAAGGTGCTTATTGGGTGTCTctattcatctttttttttaaaaaaaaaaaaatttattgttattaCATTGTTGCTTCATATTTGATTGCATTATTGTGAGTTTGATACAGCGAACTTAGCTCAGTAACTCTATATATGATGATTTGAACACAACTGCTCTGATCAGGCTTCGGGTAGAAAAGAGCCAGTCAGGTACCTATTGTGGATTAGGCTAAGTCGAGCACTCAGAGTAACTGAGTTTTTTGAGAAGTTGGAGAAAGATATCCGGCTAAATTATCTCGCAACAAGAATTGTGAAACTTTTTGTTGTTGAACTCTATTGCACACATACGGCTGCCTGCATCTTTTACTATCTTGCTACCACTTTGCCTCCCTCTGAGGAAGGTTACACATGGATAGGAAGTTTGAAGATGGGTGACTACAGCTATTCACACTTCAGAGAGATTGATCTTTGGAAGCGTTATGTAACATCTCTCTATTTTGCCATTGTTACCATGGCGACTCTTGGTATGCTTGTCTATGATTCTCTCTTGAAGAAAAACAGATATAACTAATAAGTTATTGATTATTTGTACAAGTGACACTCAAGATTTCTATGCATGTGTGCGAATTAATGCTCTATTTTAGAGCTCATCTCTTCTGACGTACGCCATAATGGTTGTTCCTCATGAACATCTAAAATAATACGTCTATTTTCAAAAAGTGTTGATAATGACTCCTTATCATTTTTATATGAAGCAGTGCTATGTTGTAAAGGTTTTCTCTGATTAAGTCTAACACAGtacatgtattttaaaaaatttgacaatgGTCCATTCTCATTACCGTATGAATTAGTGCTTTTTTCATTCTGAGTTTCTCATATCAGATTTGGGATGCTTCACTGTATGTGCTGATACTATGCTCTATTTGCAGGTTATGGAGAAATACATGCAGTCAATGTCAGGGAAATGATATTCATTATGATTTATGTATCAAGTGACATGATTCTTGGTGCTTATCTGCTTGGTAACATGGCAGCATTGATAGTAAAAGGATCAAAGACAGAAAAGTTTAGGGATAAAATGGCCGACCTTATCAAATATATGAATAAGCACAAGCTTGATAGACAGACAACTAAGGAGATCAAAGGCCATCTACGATTACAATATGAGCGTAGCAACACCGAAGTTGCTTTACTTCAGGATGTTCCGGCCTCTATTCGGACTAAGgtgttgaaaatttttcatttgCCTATACACCATCGGTTTAGCTCATTATTCTTAGCATGTTGTATGCTTGATAGAAATCTTTGGCTCACTACCTATTAGCTTAAGATTTTGGGATTGATGTTTTTCCAACATGATATAAGAGGCTGGCTTTTGTCTATGTGGTTTTGAGTCAAGTCTTGTTATCCCCCGTTTCTGGTAATTCTTCTGTTCTGCATGTGCAGGGTCCATATTTAGTGCATAATTATTGGAGCCTGCAAAAAGAAAGGGGTGGGGAGGGGTGGGGATAGCTTGTGGCATACATGATATAAATTGTTGGCCAACTTCCTAACAATTCCTTGCTTGATATTATAAGCTTTTGTGACAGATAGTTCCCTCAAAATTCCATATTGCTTTACTCGATAAGtatggttttaaaaattgttttattcatCTGTCAATTATTATGGTAACTCAGTGTATCAAGATGTCAACCTGAGATCTTATTTCGGTTCGATATGCCCACTTACAGAAATATGCATTTGTGTATTCTTATCACTGAGTGGTTATATCAGTTTTTTCCCCATGTAGATGTAGAAGGAACACATACATCAATGATTCCCACTGATTTtgaatgattttctttttcacccATACCTTCAGTTGCAATTTTTTGAATGGCGGGTGGTGAGAAGGATTAGACCAACTAAGAGATTGAACGTCTCTGACAATGAAATAAGGAGATAAAAGTTTCTGAGTGGTGATGATGGTCTGAGATTTCCTGTAATTTCATTAGAATGAAAAGCTATCATGCAGAAAGGTCTCTATTCTTCATATGCAAGtgttttttgaatatttgagaTTCTATCAATTTCTAATCTTAGGAAGTGGGGGTGCGAGTGAATTGTCaagcttttattttcttagagttcaattgaaattcaaatatatGGACTATGGAAGCTATTGAAACATGCAATAATCTTAACTTTGGAGGAATTTGTTAGAATACTAGTGACTTTGGGTTGAATAGGAAAATTAGTTTCCTGTTTATAAAGTTTTAgctcattattacttataaataaCTGAGAAAGTGCGAATTATCCCTAGTGCAAATGGCATATCATTACCTCTAGCGCATATGGCATCTCCTCTCCTTATGAAAATATGGTCGAGAGTAAGGTCATCGGCTCGAGACCAATTTGTTGTGTGTGTTGTGTaatttacaataataaaaagGGATAAGTTTGTTTCTTCCATTAATATAAAATTGCCACCATCTTGTGTAAAAGGTTCAGCATTGAATATTGCCTATTTTTCCATCTAAATGATGACATTTTCTTTCAGTTTCACAATATGTTGGACTAAAACTGTAGACCCCTGAATTTGAATGCAAAATCCCACCTCTTTTTTGAATGGAAGCATTACTTTAAATCCAATTTGGTGTGAAGACTAGAGTTGAATGCTGATATCCGAATTCTCCGCATATTAATTACACTTTGAGGGACCATTTCTCCCGCTCTGTCTTCCTCTTTTCCCCATTGGATGACTCCTCCCTCAACTTactttattaatgaaatttaatctTTCACAATTGTGTCTTTATAGAAGTATCACTTATCCTCTTCAGTGTGATCTTATAAGTTTTACTAAATGTATCGGTTTTCTTTAAGGAAATAATTCAGAATTGGGAAAGTACAAACTGATTGCAATAATTGTGTAAGATGTTTCTCAGAATCACTGCAATTACCTAGATTTGTGAGTGGATAAGTTAGAAGAAGAGTTCCTGACCCAATAGTTAGGGTAGAATTCATGCTGCAACTTTTTAGATGTTGATTTTATATTGTCCATCGCATGTACCTGTTTTCTTTTGATGCTTTATGAAGTTGTGGAAGTTTTTGAATATTATGTCTGTACTACAATTTGTCTTTTCTTCTGTGCAGATTTCACAGAACTTATATGAGCCATATATTAGAGAAGCTTCTATATTCAAGGGGTGCTCTTTGGGATTCATCAAGCAGATTGTAAGCCATCTTGTTCTATATGTAAAGTAGAATGTGAATTCCAAAGTTTGAGCACCTATAAATTCAGTTTACTTTTTCTGTTTCAAAAGTTGAAAGTCACATGATATGTACGAACTTGATCACATCCATTGACTTTAGAAGTCTCAGTTTTCCTTACTGCCAAGGATTCCATTTCAACGGCAGACAACTGACAGCCCTAGTTTGACTCTTTACTTGCAAAATTCATTGTTACTATTATTAGGAATTGTTTATTCATTGCAAGCATTACCATAACAACTCAGTCTATTCTTCTAGATTAGTTTTTGATTTCTTActtaagatttaaattttggaacTTGAACATTAATGGTTTTCCTGCATGATTAGCTATATGCACAAATTTGTCTTGAATCATATGCTGCTTTTGTTTTCAATGGTTAGGTGGATTTATTTCAGAGGAATGCTATCCATTGTTATCTCCAATTGGTCAACACAATTTTTAGTATAGAAAGGCATGCTGCATTTGGTTTTAAAATGTCGATAGTCTATTTACATGTGATGGTGCCATGCCTATGCCTTACCTAGGGCTCCCACCGGATTCTTCTTTTCGGACTATTCCAGTACCAGATTTTATTATTGAGCTGTGAGAAGAGGTTTCTGAGTTTAGAAGGCAGTAATTGTAAAAAGCAGAGGGAAGATCACATTGATTAAGAGTACTTTGTAGAGGCTTCCAACCCGCTTTTTTacttatttagaaaaaaaaaagaaaaaaaaaagaaaaaagaaagaaagaaggtttTCGTACCTACTTTATGTGGTTCCATATACTGGTATAGGTGGCTGAGCGACTTGAAGAAGGTCTTTATAGCTTGAAACATGATGAGTTTAAATATCATTTGTTTCAATGGGATAACATTTTAGTTACAAGTTGGCAGTGTGGGAGTGAGGAAGCTGAGGATCTTAAAAGTTAATTGTCGGAGGACTGAGGTGGCTAGCCTTTGACGAAGAGTAGAGggtttgaaatatatatatatatataaacagagaaatattataaaaagcGAGTGAGTTTGAAACATAGGGAAGGATGGAGAGGGTTTTCTTGTAATGGTCGGAGATCAACAGAGTTTCTTTATAAAAACAAGTGGATTATGCAGATCAGATGTTTAATGGAAGGGTATAGGAGGCGAGTACTTTTGTGGCAGGATGTTTGGTGTGGGGATGTATTTTTGAAGGTTGTATCTGCCGACACATTCTCTATTCCTGTGGATAGAAGAGCGACTATGGTTAGTAAGCTACTCTGAGAATGAGGTTAGCTTCACCAGTGCAAGACCTAGAATTGAAATCTATGGATGCATTGTTTCAACTGTTACATGGTGGTCATGCTTTTGGTACTGTTGAGGATGCTATAGCTGGCGATTAGTAAAATTACAGGCATTAGAAGCATGAAATTCTCGTGGAAGAGCACTTACCGAGCTTGCACCCCAATGGAAGTGTTCTTTTGTCTATGCTAGTGCGAATGGGATGGGGAGAGacatttgatattttcttttaaattgtttgaTTAGTAGGTCTCTTTGGATgttgtcttcttcttttgggTGTAGATGAATTGAGCCAGAGACATTTTTAGAGATGTTGTGGTTTGGAAGCCACTGACAGAAGCAGGAAAAGTCTAGATGCGGTCCATATGGAGGGAGACGAGTAGTTGGGTCTTTCAACTTGTTGAGCTTGGACGCAGGAGATAAGTTTGCTGAGGACACTGTCCTCTTGGTATTCTATCTCCTCTTCCTTCTTCactggtggttttttttttggacgatATAAGTTTTAGACCTTgatctgtttttttttgggtgcttcTCTTGTATGCTTACTCTGTGCTATAGAGGTACCCCCTTTTTCAATGTTTTCCTTTATAAATTACTTACTGAAAAGAAAGGGCATAAGAGGAATTTGAATCTAATGGTAAGCTGAATTTAGTTgcaaaagattgaaaaaaaaaaaaagatagtagAAAGTGTATTTCTCACTCACacatcaaatttaattgaaattattcCTTAACAATGTGTCTTTCTCACTCACACACCATATATCattgaaattataaattattttatagtttactGTTCAAAGATTCATATTTCCATTGCATTAGCATCGCATTACAGATCAAAGCTCAATAGAGTTTCATAAGACTggttaccaaaagaaaaatttgcTAGCCAGTGAAGATCTGAATGTTGGCAACAAGTATACTGCTCTTAAAATAAAATGGCACTGTAAAATGTCCATCAACATCTAAATTCCAAGAGTTGAgcaataatcaattaatttgcTGTAATGGGCACTCTATAtggcttatttatttattatgtttatACTTAAAAGGGATAGTATTGCATTATAAAACTGTGGGTACATACCCAAATGGCAGGTACGTTAAATGAGGTTGCATTCTCCATGCTTTCTGGTGGCTATGATAGCATCAGCGTCTAGGAATTTTGTTCAATGCATTTATTTTACTTGGGGCGCCTTTTAGTTTAAGCTGAATGTGTTGAGGTAGACTGTTAGATTGCCTTGTTTAGTGTTTGGATCTGATTTTATGAATAAATGGTTTCTATTATGTGACCCCctcttatattttttccttattttgtttgCTCTCTCTATAATGTCATTATCTGATATCTCTTCATAATTTTCAATCATATAAAACAGAAGTGATATCATTAGAAGCTTAGCTTCTTTTAGTGTAAATGGCTCTTATTCATTCCATGGTTTATCAGGCAATCAAAGTCCAAGAAGAGTTTTTCCTCCCAGGGGAAGTGATTATAGAACAGGGAAACATAATAGATCAACTTTATATCATATGTCATGGCGAAGTGGTATgactttttccttttgtttttaaaatgacTTCAAACACCAATATGtctatctttttatttgtttgtgtacTTGCAACGcagcatttttattttctatatatggTATTAGATGATATGACCACCGCAAAATAATTTAgcaatttttattctataaacGGTATTCCTTTTTAAAAGTAAAGAGATCTCAACTTGACtgaagcctatttatagagtaACAAGATTGAAGAATAATGTCTTGCATATCCATACTGGCCATTAATTCAAGTTTTTTGATAACCCTTAACACCTATCTCTCTCCCTATTCTCCCTAGGGATCCCAAAGCTTTTTCCAAAGGAAGAACAAAGCTTTTTCCAAGGGAAGAAGAATTAGTGGCCTTGGGGTGGGATGAATACCGTTGGAAGTGTGAACAGAAGTACGTTTAAGCGCTGCGGGTgttgattatattttatatttttattacatatttatCTCAAGAATCTACATATTTACTTCTGCATATAACCAAGCAGAAATATCTCTAAGTATAATCGATTATCAATTTTAAGAAACCTAGAAtgtaaaaccaaaaaaatatatacttgaCCATTAATCTTAAGAAtatctaaaaatatatttatatattggatttttttttttcttatttgcaTGTTTAAGTTTTAAGTATTAGTATATCTAGACGTATGTGTCTGTCTTTGTGGGTATTTGTATCTATATATTCTTGAATTGTAGGCTTGATGGATATGATATTATCTACAGGATGAGATAGGAAAGGTGGAAGATGATGAAACAGAAGAATATGTTATGCGTTTGCAAGCACATAGCTCATTTGGCgaggtttcttttctttgtaacACTCCTCAGACTTATACAGTTCAAGTTCGTGAACTATCTAGAGTCTTGCGACTTGATAAACAATGTTTTAAAGAAGTCTTAGAGATATGTTTTTCTGATGGACGGATAATTGTGAACAACCTCCTTGAGGTAACTGAGCTTGGaaatatcaaattctttttcctccttCCATTTGAATTGAGATTAGTTGTGTCAGTTGCGGAAAATTGCTCTCTATTTACATAAAAGACAGAACTCTAGTTTTATCTAGTTAGGAATTTGAATTCATGAGTCAGTTATTAGTATTCTAACAATTTTTGTCATTGACAGGGAAAGGACTCCAATGTTCGGGGCAAGATTTTGGAATCAGATATTACATTGTATATTGAACATCGTGAATCAGAGCTGGCTATGAAAATTAATTGTGCTGCTTATGATGGAGATTCTTATCGAGTGAAACGTTTGATTAGAGCAGGAGTTGATCCCAATAATACGGATTATAATGGAAGATCACCTTTGGTATGGAATATAAAGTCTAAgctacattttaattttttgataacaGTGCACTAGAATACCTTACTGAcctttttaattacttttaacaATGTAGTACTATTTCTCCTCACTATATGACAAAATTTGACAACTTTGGTtctacaaaatttttaaatgagggAGAGTTTTGTGAATCATCTAATCtatctaaatttttaaatgccACTGACATCTTGATTCTTCAGAATAATCCTTCTAGATGTTGATATAGGAATCACACACATAATGACATCATTTCCACTTAGAGATGTGAATCTTGGAGGATTTCGAGAAGTGTTGTGGACTGAGGTTTAGAGTGGAGTGCCGAGGAGTTAGTGTGGGATCACATTGTGTTGATATGTGAGTAGCATGGCTGAAGAGCAAGGATAATGGGATTCAATAGGGGAACATGAAAGAACATTGTAGCATGAGTTCGTGGTGATTTGAGTTGTGTTAGTAAATCTGTAAGCAAGTTCTTTTAATGTTGTATTAATGCCTGGCACACTTTCTGTCTCATTCACTCGGTAGTAAAACCTAGGGATCATTTGAGGTATGAGTTTTTGAGGAGGTTGCTAACTCTCTACAAGGATGCATTGGACCTTCTTCGTTTCCCTAAGTTCTATAGGCTTGTCAAACCACATTAGGCATGTTTGAAGGTCTTGACTTACTAGCAAAGATTGAGGGTAACACAGTGGATGACTTACCTGTTCCTTGGGAGGTACAACCTCTCTACAGCCTTTTTTGAGGAGATCAGGCTTACATGTCATTTTGGTCAATTGCTACTCTCACACATCACTCTTGTAAAACCTAGTAATTTCAATGTACCTCACAGGTGATGCTAAGTTGTGGTGGCAGACCCTGTTGGATTATGGTGCCAATCCAGGAAGGCCAACAATCGAGACATGGGTGGAGTTGCTACAGATGCACTAAAGAAGCTGAAGCATACAACCTCAGTGCGGGAGTATGCCAAACCGTTCAGCTCCTTGATGTTGGATATCAAGGATGTGTTGGAGGCGGACAATCTGTACAACTTCATTCGGGCCTATAGATGTGGGTGCAACTAGAGAGTAGACGACACAAAAGGAGAGAGCTTTTGAGAGAGCAATAGACCTTTCGTCTTTGAGACTATTTCTGGCCACTGACATCTTGATTCTTTAAATAATCCTTCTAGATGTTGATATAGGAATCACACACACATAATGCCATCATTTTCGCTTAGAGATGCAAATCTTGGAGGATTTTGAGAAGTGTTGTGGACTGAGGTTTAGAGTGGAATGCAAAGGAGTCGGTGTGGGGAGTGCATTGCGTTGACATGCGAGTAGCATGACCGAAGAGTAAGGATAATGGGATTTGATAGGGGAACAAGAAAAAACGTTGTAGCATGAGTTCCTGGTGATTCGAGTTGCGTTGGTAAATCTGTATGCGAGTTCTTTAAATGTTATATTAATGCTTGGCATACTTTCTGTCTCTTTCACTTGGTAGTTGAACTTAGGGATCACTTGTGGTATGGGGTTGTGAGGAGGTTGGTTAACTGTTTACGAGGATGTATAGGACCTTCTTCACTTCCCTAAATCCTACGAGCTTGTCAAGCCACATTGGGCATGTTTGAAGGTCTTGACTTACTACCTAAGGTTGAGGGTAACACAGTGGACGAGTTACGCATTCATTTGGAGATACAACTTCTCTACAGCCTTTTTTGAGGAGATCAGACTTACATGTCATTCTGGCAGTTGTCACTCTCACACATCACTCTTTTAAACCCTAGTTATTAAAGTGGAGCATCAAGTCAATATCTCTTATGTAGGCATGTGATTTATGTTCTCTTGCAATTGGTGACTTGTACTTATTCGTTCCAAGAACCTTAGTGTGATGGTGAATTTTAATTGATGCATTTATATGGCTTTGCCAGTTGTGTTAACATGTTCACTctaaaatgatatttaatatgTGATAATTTTAAactccattttttaaaattatggtATTATGACAAAACTAGGGCTTATAGACTTTTCTGTAATGAGCTTTTAACTATGAAGTCTACTTTAGTGTAAGCTGGTACTGATTTTGTGCCCCATGTCTATTctgtcatttatttatttttagttagtaATTCAATTTCATTAGAAAGGCGTAGAGTGGTGCAACCCTAATAGACTGGAAGTACAAGAGAAACTgcttgaggaaaaaaaaaaaagacagcaagtagaagagagaaaaaagaacaaaagtccaaaaaatCAGTAAAGCTAGAACATTGCAAACTATAAACTATTAAACACCACTATCCATGTATAAAGGGATTTAAACATgatatgtttttgtttaagATTATGAAGTTTGCCATCTTAATTATGGTCCCCACCGCTACTCTCAATTACTACAAATGAAACAAATTCCAACAAAGTCTGGCGGCAGCCCTATACTCatatttagttgtttttttttttttttttttttttttttttggttaacaGCATATTGCTGCATCCAAAGGATATGAAGATATTGCTCTTTTCCTTATTGGGCTAGGAGTGGGCATCAACATTTCAGGTAGGC from Corylus avellana chromosome ca6, CavTom2PMs-1.0 includes the following:
- the LOC132185413 gene encoding potassium channel SKOR-like, giving the protein MSSGGRRGGGGDESEDEGCEVEEDSGKGSWKRNLAAVLGRELSFGGGLGRDAAPAGNRWERFIIHPDNWWYVAWTHLILLWAVYSSFFTPLEFGFFRGLPENLFLLDVAGQFAFLIDIVVRFFVAYRDTHSYRMVYDRNLIAIRYLKSRFFVDLLGCFPWDAIYKASGRKEPVRYLLWIRLSRALRVTEFFEKLEKDIRLNYLATRIVKLFVVELYCTHTAACIFYYLATTLPPSEEGYTWIGSLKMGDYSYSHFREIDLWKRYVTSLYFAIVTMATLGYGEIHAVNVREMIFIMIYVSSDMILGAYLLGNMAALIVKGSKTEKFRDKMADLIKYMNKHKLDRQTTKEIKGHLRLQYERSNTEVALLQDVPASIRTKISQNLYEPYIREASIFKGCSLGFIKQIAIKVQEEFFLPGEVIIEQGNIIDQLYIICHGEVDEIGKVEDDETEEYVMRLQAHSSFGEVSFLCNTPQTYTVQVRELSRVLRLDKQCFKEVLEICFSDGRIIVNNLLEGKDSNVRGKILESDITLYIEHRESELAMKINCAAYDGDSYRVKRLIRAGVDPNNTDYNGRSPLHIAASKGYEDIALFLIGLGVGINISDKFGNTPLLEAIKNGHDQVASSLVKAGAALNIDNAGDFLCMTIARRDLDLLKRILANGIHPNAKNYDLRTPLHLAASEGLYTVAELLLEAGASVLSKDRWGNTPLDDACIGGHKNLMKLLEVARTSQLSELSDCSQGIRDETREKTCTVFPFHPWDPQEERIEGVVLWVPQSIQELIKAAKEQLKCSSGTCILSENGGKIFDINMVTNNQKLYLVGEAQSR